Proteins encoded together in one Rhinopithecus roxellana isolate Shanxi Qingling chromosome 3, ASM756505v1, whole genome shotgun sequence window:
- the PCDHB16 gene encoding protocadherin beta-16 isoform X1 — MEIGWMHSRRQRQVLVFFVLLSLSGAGAELGSYSVVEETERGSFVANLEKDLGLGLTEMSTRRARIISQGKKQHLQLKGQTGDLLINEKLDREELCGPTEPCILHFQVLMEKPLEIFQAELRVIDINDHSPIFTEKEMILKIPENSPLGTEFPLYHALDLDVGSNNVQNYKISPNSHFGVLTKERNDGRKYPELVLDKELDREEEPQLRLTLTALDGGSPPRSGTAQVRIEVVDINDNAPEFEQPIYQVRIPENSSLGSLVATVSARDLDSGANGKISYSLFQPSEDISKTLEVNAMTGEIRLRKQVDFEAVTSYEVHIKATDGGGLSGKCTLLLQVVDVNDNPPQVTISALTSPIPENSPEIVVAVFSVSDPDSGNNGKTISSIQEDLPFLLKPSVKNFYTLVTDRALDREARAEYNITLTVTDMGTPRLKTEHNITVQISDVNDNAPTFTQTSYTLFVPENNSPALHIGSVSATDRDSGTNAQVTYFLLPPQDPHLPLSSLVSINADNGHLFALRSLDYEALQGFEFRVGTTDRGSPALSSEALVRVLVLDANDNSPFVLYPLQNGSAPCTELVPRAAEPGYLVTKVVAVDGDSGQNAWLSYQLLKATEPGLFGVWAHNGEVRTARLLSERDATKHRLVVLVKDNGEPPRSATATLNVLLVDGFSQPYLPLPEAAPAQAQGDWLTVYLVVALASVSSLFLFSVLLFVAVRLCRRSRAASVGRCSVPEGPFPGHLVDVSGTGTLSQSYQYEVCLTGGSEANEFKFLNPIIPNFPP, encoded by the coding sequence ATGGAGATTGGATGGATGCACAGTCGGAGACAAAGGCAAgtccttgttttctttgttttgctgaGCTTGTCTGGGGCTGGCGCCGAGTTGGGGTCCTATTCCGTAgtggaagaaacagagagaggctctTTTGTGGCAAATCTAGAAAAAGACCTGGGGTTGGGGTTGACAGAGATGTCCACCCGCAGGGCCAGGATCATTTCCCAGGGGAAAAAACAGCATTTGCAGCTCAAGGGTCAAACTGGGGATTTGCTCATAAATGAGAAGCTAGATCGAGAGGAGCTATGTGGTCCCACTGAGCCTTGCATACTACATTTCCAAGTGTTAATGGAAAAACCTTTAGAAATATTTCAGGCTGAACTGAGGGTGATAGATATAAATGACCATTCTCCCATATTCACTGAAAAGGAAATGATTCTAAAAATACCGGAAAACAGTCCTCTAGGAACTGAGTTCCCTCTGTATCATGCTTTGGACTTGGACGTAGGAAGCAATAATgttcaaaactataaaatcagCCCAAATTCCCATTTTGGGGTTCTAACCAAAGAACGCAATGATGGCAGGAAATACCCTGAGCTAGTGTTGGATAAAGAGCTGGATCGGGAGGAGGAGCCTCAACTAAGATTAACCCTGACAGCGCTGGATGGCGGCTCTCCACCGCGATCTGGAACTGCTCAGGTCCGCATTGAAGTGGTGGACATCAATGATAACGCCCCTGAGTTTGAGCAGCCCATCTACCAAGTGCGGATTCCAGAGAACAGCTCCCTTGGCTCCCTGGTTGCCACTGTCTCCGCCAGGGATTTAGACAGCGGAGCCAATGGAAAAATATCATACTCACTCTTTCAGCCTTCAGAGGATATTAGTAAAACGTTGGAGGTAAATGCTATGACAGGGGAAATTCGACTGAGAAAACAAGTAGATTTCGAAGCGGTTACCTCTTATGAAGTGCACATCAAAGCCACAGATGGGGGAGGTCTTTCAGGAAAGTGCACTCTTCTCCTGCAGGTGGTGGATGTGAATGACAATCCCCCACAGGTGACCATTTCTGCACTCACCAGCCCCATCCCAGAGAACTCGCCTGAGATTGTAGTTGCTGTTTTCAGCGTTTCAGATCCTGACTCCGGAAACAATGGGAAGACGATTTCCTCCATCCAGGAAGACCTTCCCTTTCTTCTAAAACCTTCAGTCAAGAACTTTTACACCTTGGTAACAGACAGAGCACTCGACAGAGAAGCAAGAGCTGAATATAATATTACCCTCACTGTCACAGATATGGGTACTCCAAGGCTGAAAACGGAGCACAACATAACAGTGCAGATATCAGATGTCAATGACAACGCCCCCACTTTCACCCAAACCTCCTACACCCTCTTTGTCCCCGAAAACAACAGCCCTGCCCTACACATCGGCAGTGTCAGCGCCACAGACAGAGACTCAGGCACCAACGCCCAGGTCACCTACTTCCTACTGCCGCCCCAGGACCCGCACCTGCCCCTCTCCTCCCTGGTCTCCATCAACGCGGACAACGGCCACCTGTTCGCCCTCAGGTCGCTGGACTACGAGGCCCTGCAAGGGTTCGAGTTCCGCGTAGGCACCACAGACCGCGGGTCCCCAGCGCTGAGTAGCGAGGCGCTGGTGCGCGTGCTGGTGCTGGACGCCAACGACAACTCGCCCTTCGTGCTGTACCCGCTGCAGAATGGCTCCGCGCCCTGCACCGAGCTGGTGCCCCGGGCGGCCGAGCCAGGTTACCTGGTGACCAAGGTGGTGGCGGTGGACGGTGACTCGGGCCAGAACGCCTGGCTGTCGTACCAGCTGCTCAAGGCCACGGAGCCTGGGCTGTTCGGTGTGTGGGCGCACAATGGCGAGGTGCGCACCGCCCGGCTGCTGAGCGAGCGCGACGCGACCAAGCACAGGCTGGTGGTGCTGGTCAAGGACAATGGCGAGCCTCCGCGCTCGGCCACCGCCACGCTGAACGTACTCCTGGTGGACGGCTTCTCCCAGCCCTACCTGCCGCTACCAGAGGCGGCCCCCGCCCAGGCCCAGGGCGACTGGCTCACCGTCTACCTGGTGGTGGCGTTGGCCTCGGTGTCGTCGCTCTTCCTCTTCTCGGTGCTCCTGTTCGTAGCAGTGAGACTGTGCAGGAGGAGCAGGGCGGCCTCAGTGGGTCGCTGCTCAGTGCCTGAGGGCCCCTTTCCAGGGCATCTGGTGGACGTGAGCGGCACCGGGACCCTATCCCAGAGCTACCAGTACGAAGTGTGTCTGACAGGAGGCTCAGAAGCAAATGAGTTCAAGTTCCTGAATCCGATTATCCCCAACTTCCCTCCTTAG
- the PCDHB16 gene encoding protocadherin beta-16 isoform X2, protein MLRERSQSKKQVLVFFVLLSLSGAGAELGSYSVVEETERGSFVANLEKDLGLGLTEMSTRRARIISQGKKQHLQLKGQTGDLLINEKLDREELCGPTEPCILHFQVLMEKPLEIFQAELRVIDINDHSPIFTEKEMILKIPENSPLGTEFPLYHALDLDVGSNNVQNYKISPNSHFGVLTKERNDGRKYPELVLDKELDREEEPQLRLTLTALDGGSPPRSGTAQVRIEVVDINDNAPEFEQPIYQVRIPENSSLGSLVATVSARDLDSGANGKISYSLFQPSEDISKTLEVNAMTGEIRLRKQVDFEAVTSYEVHIKATDGGGLSGKCTLLLQVVDVNDNPPQVTISALTSPIPENSPEIVVAVFSVSDPDSGNNGKTISSIQEDLPFLLKPSVKNFYTLVTDRALDREARAEYNITLTVTDMGTPRLKTEHNITVQISDVNDNAPTFTQTSYTLFVPENNSPALHIGSVSATDRDSGTNAQVTYFLLPPQDPHLPLSSLVSINADNGHLFALRSLDYEALQGFEFRVGTTDRGSPALSSEALVRVLVLDANDNSPFVLYPLQNGSAPCTELVPRAAEPGYLVTKVVAVDGDSGQNAWLSYQLLKATEPGLFGVWAHNGEVRTARLLSERDATKHRLVVLVKDNGEPPRSATATLNVLLVDGFSQPYLPLPEAAPAQAQGDWLTVYLVVALASVSSLFLFSVLLFVAVRLCRRSRAASVGRCSVPEGPFPGHLVDVSGTGTLSQSYQYEVCLTGGSEANEFKFLNPIIPNFPP, encoded by the coding sequence GCAAgtccttgttttctttgttttgctgaGCTTGTCTGGGGCTGGCGCCGAGTTGGGGTCCTATTCCGTAgtggaagaaacagagagaggctctTTTGTGGCAAATCTAGAAAAAGACCTGGGGTTGGGGTTGACAGAGATGTCCACCCGCAGGGCCAGGATCATTTCCCAGGGGAAAAAACAGCATTTGCAGCTCAAGGGTCAAACTGGGGATTTGCTCATAAATGAGAAGCTAGATCGAGAGGAGCTATGTGGTCCCACTGAGCCTTGCATACTACATTTCCAAGTGTTAATGGAAAAACCTTTAGAAATATTTCAGGCTGAACTGAGGGTGATAGATATAAATGACCATTCTCCCATATTCACTGAAAAGGAAATGATTCTAAAAATACCGGAAAACAGTCCTCTAGGAACTGAGTTCCCTCTGTATCATGCTTTGGACTTGGACGTAGGAAGCAATAATgttcaaaactataaaatcagCCCAAATTCCCATTTTGGGGTTCTAACCAAAGAACGCAATGATGGCAGGAAATACCCTGAGCTAGTGTTGGATAAAGAGCTGGATCGGGAGGAGGAGCCTCAACTAAGATTAACCCTGACAGCGCTGGATGGCGGCTCTCCACCGCGATCTGGAACTGCTCAGGTCCGCATTGAAGTGGTGGACATCAATGATAACGCCCCTGAGTTTGAGCAGCCCATCTACCAAGTGCGGATTCCAGAGAACAGCTCCCTTGGCTCCCTGGTTGCCACTGTCTCCGCCAGGGATTTAGACAGCGGAGCCAATGGAAAAATATCATACTCACTCTTTCAGCCTTCAGAGGATATTAGTAAAACGTTGGAGGTAAATGCTATGACAGGGGAAATTCGACTGAGAAAACAAGTAGATTTCGAAGCGGTTACCTCTTATGAAGTGCACATCAAAGCCACAGATGGGGGAGGTCTTTCAGGAAAGTGCACTCTTCTCCTGCAGGTGGTGGATGTGAATGACAATCCCCCACAGGTGACCATTTCTGCACTCACCAGCCCCATCCCAGAGAACTCGCCTGAGATTGTAGTTGCTGTTTTCAGCGTTTCAGATCCTGACTCCGGAAACAATGGGAAGACGATTTCCTCCATCCAGGAAGACCTTCCCTTTCTTCTAAAACCTTCAGTCAAGAACTTTTACACCTTGGTAACAGACAGAGCACTCGACAGAGAAGCAAGAGCTGAATATAATATTACCCTCACTGTCACAGATATGGGTACTCCAAGGCTGAAAACGGAGCACAACATAACAGTGCAGATATCAGATGTCAATGACAACGCCCCCACTTTCACCCAAACCTCCTACACCCTCTTTGTCCCCGAAAACAACAGCCCTGCCCTACACATCGGCAGTGTCAGCGCCACAGACAGAGACTCAGGCACCAACGCCCAGGTCACCTACTTCCTACTGCCGCCCCAGGACCCGCACCTGCCCCTCTCCTCCCTGGTCTCCATCAACGCGGACAACGGCCACCTGTTCGCCCTCAGGTCGCTGGACTACGAGGCCCTGCAAGGGTTCGAGTTCCGCGTAGGCACCACAGACCGCGGGTCCCCAGCGCTGAGTAGCGAGGCGCTGGTGCGCGTGCTGGTGCTGGACGCCAACGACAACTCGCCCTTCGTGCTGTACCCGCTGCAGAATGGCTCCGCGCCCTGCACCGAGCTGGTGCCCCGGGCGGCCGAGCCAGGTTACCTGGTGACCAAGGTGGTGGCGGTGGACGGTGACTCGGGCCAGAACGCCTGGCTGTCGTACCAGCTGCTCAAGGCCACGGAGCCTGGGCTGTTCGGTGTGTGGGCGCACAATGGCGAGGTGCGCACCGCCCGGCTGCTGAGCGAGCGCGACGCGACCAAGCACAGGCTGGTGGTGCTGGTCAAGGACAATGGCGAGCCTCCGCGCTCGGCCACCGCCACGCTGAACGTACTCCTGGTGGACGGCTTCTCCCAGCCCTACCTGCCGCTACCAGAGGCGGCCCCCGCCCAGGCCCAGGGCGACTGGCTCACCGTCTACCTGGTGGTGGCGTTGGCCTCGGTGTCGTCGCTCTTCCTCTTCTCGGTGCTCCTGTTCGTAGCAGTGAGACTGTGCAGGAGGAGCAGGGCGGCCTCAGTGGGTCGCTGCTCAGTGCCTGAGGGCCCCTTTCCAGGGCATCTGGTGGACGTGAGCGGCACCGGGACCCTATCCCAGAGCTACCAGTACGAAGTGTGTCTGACAGGAGGCTCAGAAGCAAATGAGTTCAAGTTCCTGAATCCGATTATCCCCAACTTCCCTCCTTAG
- the PCDHB10 gene encoding protocadherin beta-10, translating into MEARGFSFPRQRQVLFLFLFWGVSLAGSEFGRYSVTEETDRGSFVVNLAKDLGLAEGELAARGTRVVSDGNKQYLLLDSHTGNLLTNEKLDREKLCGPKEPCMLYFQILMDDPFQIYRVQLRVRDINDHSPVFQDKETVLKISENTAEGTVFRLERAQDPDEGPNGIQNYTISPNSFFHVKIGGSDEGMIYPELVLDKALDREEQGEFSLTLTALDGGSPPRSGTSTIGIVILDVNDNAPQFAQALYETQAPENSPIGFLIFKVSAEDIDSGVNAEVSYSFFDASENIRTTFQINPFSGEIFLRELLDYELVNSYEINIQAMDGGGLSAICRVLVEVLDTNDNAPELIISSLSNSVAENSPETVLAVFKINDRDSGENGKMVCYIQENLPFLLKPSVENFYILMTEGALDRESRTAYNITITVTDLGTPRLKTEHNITVLVSDVNDNAPTFTQTSYTLFVRENNSPALHIGSVSATDRDSGTNAQVTYSLLPPQHPHQPVASLVSINADNGHLFALRSLDYEALQAFEFHVGAADRGSPALSSEALVRVLVLDANDNSPFVLYPLQNGSAPCTELVPRAAEPGYLVTKVVAVDDDSGQNAWLSYQLLKATEPGLFGVWAHNGEVRTARLLSERDAAKHRLVVLVKDNGEPPRSATTTLHVLLVDGFSQPYLPLPEAAPAQVEADSLTVYLVVALASVSSLFLFSVLLFVAVRLYRRSRAASVGRCSVPEGPFPGHLVDMSGAGTLSQSYQYEVCLTGGPGTSEFKFLKPIISDIQTQGPGRKDEQNSTFRNSFGFNIQ; encoded by the coding sequence ATGGAGGCCAGGGGGTTCAGCTTCCCAAGACAAAGGCAagtcctgtttctttttcttttttggggagtGTCCTTGGCAGGTTCTGAGTTTGGACGTTATTCGGTGACTGAGGAAACAGACAGAGGATCCTTTGTGGTCAATCTGGCAAAGGATCTGGGACTAGCAGAGGGGGAGCTGGCTGCAAGGGGAACAAGGGTGGTTTCCGATGGTAACAAACAATACCTGCTCCTGGATTCACACACTGGGAATTTGCTCACAAATGAGAAACTGGACCGAGAGAAGCTGTGTGGCCCTAAAGAGCCCTGTATGCTGTATTTCCAAATTTTAATGGATGATCCCTTTCAGATTTACCGGGTTCAGCTGAGAGTCAGGGATATAAATGATCACTCGCCAGTGTTTCAGGACAAAGAAACAGtcttaaaaatatcagaaaatactGCTGAAGGGACAGTATTTCGACTAGAAAGAGCACAGGATCCAGATGAAGGACCTAACGGTATCCAAAACTACACGATCAGCCCCAACTCTTTTTTCCATGTTAAAATTGGTGGCAGTGATGAAGGCATGATATATCCAGAGCTAGTGTTGGACAAAGCACTGGATCGGGAGGAGCAGGGAGAGTTCAGCTTAACCCTCACAGCGCTGGATGGTGGGTCTCCACCCAGGTCTGGGACCTCCACTATAGGCATTGTTATCTTGGACGTCAATGACAATGCCCCACAGTTTGCCCAGGCTCTGTATGAGACCCAGGCTCCAGAAAACAGCCCCATTGGGTTCCTTATTTTTAAGGTATCGGCAGAAGATATAGACTCTGGAGTTAACGCGGAAGTATCCTATTCATTTTTTGATGCCTCAGAAAATATTCGAACAACCTTTCAAATCAATCCTTTTTCTGGGGAAATCTTTCTCAGAGAATTGCTTGATTATGAGTTAGTAAATTCTTACGAAATAAATATACAGGCAATGGACGGTGGAGGCCTTTCTGCAATATGTAGGGTTTTGGTGGAAGTGTTGGACACCAATGACAATGCCCCTGAACTCATCATATCATCACTTTCCAACTCTGTTGCTGAGAATTCTCCTGAGACGGTACTGGCTGTTTTTAAGATTAATGACAGAGACTctggagaaaatggaaagatggTTTGCTACATTCAAGAGAATCTGCCATTCCTACTAAAACCTTCTGTGGAGAATTTTTACATCCTAATGACAGAAGGTGCGCTGGACAGAGAGAGCAGAACTGCGTACAACATCACTATCACCGTCACTGACTTGGGGACACCCAGGCTGAAAACCGAGCACAACATAACCGTGCTGGTCTCCGACGTCAATGACAACGCCCCCACCTTCACCCAAACCTCCTACACCCTGTTCGTCCGCGAGAACAACAGCCCCGCCTTGCACATCGGCAGCGTCAGCGCCACAGACAGAGACTCAGGCACCAACGCCCAGGTCACCTACTCGCTGCTGCCGCCCCAGCACCCGCACCAGCCCGTCGCCTCCCTGGTCTCCATCAACGCGGACAATGGCCACCTGTTCGCCCTCAGGTCTCTGGACTACGAAGCCCTGCAGGCCTTCGAGTTCCACGTGGGCGCCGCAGACCGTGGCTCCCCGGCGCTGAGCAGCGAGGCGCTGGTGCGCGTGCTGGTGCTGGACGCCAACGACAACTCGCCCTTCGTGCTGTACCCGCTGCAGAATGGCTCCGCGCCCTGCACCGAGCTGGTGCCCCGGGCGGCCGAACCGGGCTACCTGGTGACCAAGGTGGTGGCGGTGGACGACGACTCGGGTCAGAATGCCTGGCTGTCGTACCAGCTGCTCAAGGCCACGGAGCCTGGGCTGTTCGGTGTGTGGGCGCACAATGGCGAGGTGCGCACCGCCAGGCTGCTGAGCGAGCGCGACGCGGCCAAGCACAGGCTGGTGGTGCTGGTCAAGGACAATGGCGAGCCTCCGCGCTCAGCCACCACCACGCTACACGTGCTCCTGGTGGACGGCTTCTCCCAGCCCTACCTGCCTCTCCCAGAGGCGGCGCCGGCCCAGGTCGAGGCCGACTCGCTCACCGTTTACCTGGTGGTGGCGTTGGCCTCGGTGTCGTCGCTGTTCCTCTTTTCAGTGCTCCTGTTCGTGGCGGTGCGGCTGTACAGGAGGAGCAGGGCCGCCTCTGTGGGTCGCTGCTCGGTGCCCGAGGGCCCCTTTCCAGGGCATCTGGTGGACATGAGCGGCGCTGGGACCCTGTCCCAGAGCTACCAGTATGAGGTGTGTCTGACGGGAGGCCCCGGAACCAGTGAGTTCAAGTTCTTGAAACCAATTATTTCAGATATTCAGACACAGGGCCCTGGGaggaaagatgaacaaaattCCACCTTCCGAAATAGCTTTGGATTTAATATTCAGTAA
- the LOC104681792 gene encoding protocadherin beta-11 isoform X1 yields MENGRARTQQIRQVLLLFVLLGMSQAGSEPGSFSVAEEMQSGSFVGNLAKDLGLKVRELSLRGAQVVSNDKKQHLQLDINTGDLLLSETLDREELCGSIQPCVLHFQVLMKNPTQFLQIELQVRDINDHSPIFLEKQMLLEIPENSPVGAVFLLESAKDLDVGINAVKTYTISPNSHFHIKMRVNPDNRKYPELVLDRALDYEERPELSFILTALDGGSPPRSGTALVKVVVVDINDNSPEFEQAFYEVKIPENSILGSLVLTVSAWDLDSGTNGEICYTLSHASEDIRKTFEINQKSGDITLTAPLDFETIESYSIIIQATDGGGLFGKSTVRIQVMDVNDNAPEITVSSITSPIPENTPETVVMVFSIQDIDSGDNGRIVCSIPEDLPFVLKSSVENYYTLETERPLDRESTAEYNITITVTDLGIPRLKTEYNTTVLVSDINDNAPTFTQTSYTMFVRENNSPALHIGSVSATDRDSGTNAQVTYSLLPPQDPHLPLASLVSINTDNGHLFALRSLDYEALQEFEFHVGAADRGSPALSSEALVRVLVLDANDNSPFVLYPLQNGSAPCTELVPRAAEPGYLVTKVVAVDGDSGQNAWLSYQLLKATEPGLFGVWAHNGEVRTARLLSERDAAKHRLVVLVKDNGEPPRSVTATLQVLLVDGFSQPYLPLPEAAPAQAQTESLTVYLVVALASVSSLFLLSVLLFVAVRLCRRSRAASVGRCLVPEGPFPGHLVDVSGTGTLSQSYQYEVCLTGGSGTNEFKFLKPVIPNIQAKGPGKNSEENPTLQNSFEVNF; encoded by the coding sequence ATGGAGAATGGAAGAGCACGCACTCAGCAGATAAGGCAAGTCCTGCTTCTCTTTGTTTTGCTGGGAATGTCTCAGGCGGGCTCTGAACCTGGGAGCTTTTCCGTGGCAGAGGAAATGCAGAGCGGGAGTTTTGTAGGCAATCTGGCAAAGGACCTGGGGCTAAAGGTGAGAGAACTGTCCTTACGGGGGGCTCAGGTGGTCTCTAATGATAAGAAACAGCATTTGCAGCTGGACATAAACACTGGGGATTTGCTCTTAAGTGAAACACTAGACAGGGAGGAGCTCTGCGGTTCCATCCAGCCTTGTGTGCTACATTTCCAGGTGTTAATGAAAAACCCCACGCAGTTTTTACAAATTGAACTCCAGGTCAGGGATATAAATGATCACTCTCCTATCTTCTTGGAAAAACAAATGCTCCTAGAAATCCCAGAGAATAGTCCTGTTGGTGCTGTGTTCTTACTAGAAAGTGCGAAGGATTTAGATGTAGGAATCAATGCTGTAAAAACCTACACAATAAGCCCCAACTCTCATTTTCACATTAAAATGAGAGTCAATCCAGACAATAGGAAATACCCCGAGTTAGTTCTGGACAGGGCACTGGATTATGAAGAGCGCCCGGAGCTCAGTTTCATCCTCACTGCTCTGGATGGCGGGTCCCCTCCCAGGTCTGGAACTGCCTTGGTCAAAGTGGTGGTTGTGGACATTAATGACAACTCCCCTGAGTTTGAGCAGGCTTTTTATGAGGTGAAGATTCCAGAGAATAGCATCCTTGGCTCGCTGGTTTTGACTGTCTCAGCTTGGGATTTAGACTCTGGAACAAATGGTGAAATATGCTATACTTTATCCCATGCTTCAGAAGATATTCGCAAGACATTTGAAATTAATCAAAAGTCTGGAGACATTACTTTAACAGCACCTTTGGATTTTGAAACGATTGAATCATACTCAATAATCATTCAAGCCACAGATGGGGGAGGACTTTTTGGAAAATCTACGGTCAGAATTCAGGTGATGGATGTAAATGACAATGCTCCTGAAATCACTGTGTCATCAATTACCAGTCCAATCCCAGAAAATACGCCAGAGACCGTGGTTATGGTTTTTAGTATCCAAGATATAGACTCTGGGGACAACGGAAGAATTGTTTGTTCCATTCCAGAAGACCTCCCATTCGTGCTAAAGTCTTCAGTTGAGAATTATTACACGTTGGAAACAGAGAGACCACTGGACAGAGAGAGCACAGCCGAGTACAATATCACCATCACCGTCACCGACTTGGGGATACCCAGGCTGAAAACCGAGTACAATACAACTGTGTTGGTCTCCGACATCAATGACAACGCCCCCACCTTCACCCAAACCTCCTACACCATGTTCGTCCGCGAGAACAACAGCCCCGCCCTGCACATCGGCAGTGTCAGCGCCACAGACAGAGACTCAGGCACCAACGCCCAGGTCACCTACTCGCTGCTGCCGCCCCAGGATCCGCACCTGCCCCTCGCCTCCCTAGTCTCCATCAACACAGACAACGGCCACCTGTTCGCCCTCCGGTCGCTGGACTACGAGGCCCTGCAGGAGTTCGAGTTCCACGTGGGCGCCGCAGACCGCGGCTCCCCCGCGCTGAGCAGCGAGGCGCTGGTGCGCGTGCTGGTGCTGGACGCCAACGACAACTCGCCCTTCGTGCTGTACCCGCTGCAGAATGGCTCCGCGCCCTGCACCGAGCTGGTGCCCCGTGCTGCCGAGCCGGGCTATCTGGTGACCAAGGTGGTGGCGGTGGATGGTGACTCGGGCCAGAACGCCTGGCTGTCGTACCAGCTGCTCAAGGCCACGGAGCCTGGGCTGTTCGGCGTGTGGGCGCACAATGGCGAGGTGCGCACCGCCAGGCTGCTGAGCGAGCGCGACGCAGCCAAGCACAGGCTGGTGGTGCTGGTCAAGGACAATGGCGAGCCTCCGCGCTCAGTCACGGCCACGTTGCAAGTGCTCCTGGTGGACGGCTTCTCCCAGCCCTATCTGCCGCTCCCAGAGGCGGCTCCGGCCCAGGCCCAGACCGAATCGCTCACCGTCTACCTGGTGGTGGCGTTGGCCTCGGTGTCGTCGCTGTTCCTCTTGTCGGTGCTCCTGTTCGTGGCTGTGCGGCTGTGCAGGAGGAGCAGGGCGGCCTCGGTGGGTCGCTGCTTGGTGCCCGAGGGCCCCTTTCCAGGGCATCTGGTGGACGTGAGCGGCACCGGCACCCTATCCCAGAGCTACCAGTATGAGGTGTGTCTGACAGGAGGCTCCGGGACAAATGAATTCAAGTTCCTAAAACCGGTTATCCCTAATATCCAGGCAAAAGGTCCTGGGAAGAATAGTGAAGAAAACCCCACCCTTCAAAATAGCTTTGAAGTTAATTTTTAG
- the LOC104681792 gene encoding protocadherin beta-11 isoform X2 — MDVNDNAPEITVSSITSPIPENTPETVVMVFSIQDIDSGDNGRIVCSIPEDLPFVLKSSVENYYTLETERPLDRESTAEYNITITVTDLGIPRLKTEYNTTVLVSDINDNAPTFTQTSYTMFVRENNSPALHIGSVSATDRDSGTNAQVTYSLLPPQDPHLPLASLVSINTDNGHLFALRSLDYEALQEFEFHVGAADRGSPALSSEALVRVLVLDANDNSPFVLYPLQNGSAPCTELVPRAAEPGYLVTKVVAVDGDSGQNAWLSYQLLKATEPGLFGVWAHNGEVRTARLLSERDAAKHRLVVLVKDNGEPPRSVTATLQVLLVDGFSQPYLPLPEAAPAQAQTESLTVYLVVALASVSSLFLLSVLLFVAVRLCRRSRAASVGRCLVPEGPFPGHLVDVSGTGTLSQSYQYEVCLTGGSGTNEFKFLKPVIPNIQAKGPGKNSEENPTLQNSFEVNF, encoded by the coding sequence ATGGATGTAAATGACAATGCTCCTGAAATCACTGTGTCATCAATTACCAGTCCAATCCCAGAAAATACGCCAGAGACCGTGGTTATGGTTTTTAGTATCCAAGATATAGACTCTGGGGACAACGGAAGAATTGTTTGTTCCATTCCAGAAGACCTCCCATTCGTGCTAAAGTCTTCAGTTGAGAATTATTACACGTTGGAAACAGAGAGACCACTGGACAGAGAGAGCACAGCCGAGTACAATATCACCATCACCGTCACCGACTTGGGGATACCCAGGCTGAAAACCGAGTACAATACAACTGTGTTGGTCTCCGACATCAATGACAACGCCCCCACCTTCACCCAAACCTCCTACACCATGTTCGTCCGCGAGAACAACAGCCCCGCCCTGCACATCGGCAGTGTCAGCGCCACAGACAGAGACTCAGGCACCAACGCCCAGGTCACCTACTCGCTGCTGCCGCCCCAGGATCCGCACCTGCCCCTCGCCTCCCTAGTCTCCATCAACACAGACAACGGCCACCTGTTCGCCCTCCGGTCGCTGGACTACGAGGCCCTGCAGGAGTTCGAGTTCCACGTGGGCGCCGCAGACCGCGGCTCCCCCGCGCTGAGCAGCGAGGCGCTGGTGCGCGTGCTGGTGCTGGACGCCAACGACAACTCGCCCTTCGTGCTGTACCCGCTGCAGAATGGCTCCGCGCCCTGCACCGAGCTGGTGCCCCGTGCTGCCGAGCCGGGCTATCTGGTGACCAAGGTGGTGGCGGTGGATGGTGACTCGGGCCAGAACGCCTGGCTGTCGTACCAGCTGCTCAAGGCCACGGAGCCTGGGCTGTTCGGCGTGTGGGCGCACAATGGCGAGGTGCGCACCGCCAGGCTGCTGAGCGAGCGCGACGCAGCCAAGCACAGGCTGGTGGTGCTGGTCAAGGACAATGGCGAGCCTCCGCGCTCAGTCACGGCCACGTTGCAAGTGCTCCTGGTGGACGGCTTCTCCCAGCCCTATCTGCCGCTCCCAGAGGCGGCTCCGGCCCAGGCCCAGACCGAATCGCTCACCGTCTACCTGGTGGTGGCGTTGGCCTCGGTGTCGTCGCTGTTCCTCTTGTCGGTGCTCCTGTTCGTGGCTGTGCGGCTGTGCAGGAGGAGCAGGGCGGCCTCGGTGGGTCGCTGCTTGGTGCCCGAGGGCCCCTTTCCAGGGCATCTGGTGGACGTGAGCGGCACCGGCACCCTATCCCAGAGCTACCAGTATGAGGTGTGTCTGACAGGAGGCTCCGGGACAAATGAATTCAAGTTCCTAAAACCGGTTATCCCTAATATCCAGGCAAAAGGTCCTGGGAAGAATAGTGAAGAAAACCCCACCCTTCAAAATAGCTTTGAAGTTAATTTTTAG